One segment of Natranaeroarchaeum aerophilus DNA contains the following:
- a CDS encoding HalOD1 output domain-containing protein, producing MEDDPESEIIHREFDTDVENPATQVVEAVAEVEGTEQTELTPIWSCVDSVLVNLFSNPPSPEAQMEIDFSYEGYRITVGQNGSATFVKTS from the coding sequence ATGGAAGACGACCCCGAGAGCGAAATCATCCATCGAGAGTTCGACACCGACGTCGAAAACCCGGCGACACAGGTTGTCGAAGCCGTCGCCGAGGTCGAGGGAACGGAGCAGACGGAGCTAACTCCGATCTGGAGCTGTGTGGACAGTGTGCTCGTCAATCTCTTTTCGAATCCTCCCTCGCCTGAAGCGCAGATGGAGATCGATTTCAGTTACGAGGGGTACCGCATTACTGTCGGACAGAACGGCAGCGCAACGTTTGTCAAAACCTCGTGA